The genomic window AATTTGGTTCCTCTATGAAAAGCATATACGGAAGGTCAATTTCCTCCTCATGATTACGAACGGTAATGTAGCCAGTATGAAGCCCTTTTTGAATTGCTTGTTGATCAATGGTCGCTGTGAGTGTAAATGCCTTTTTTGACTGACCATTAACTGTAACACGTTCTTCAAATTCCCACGAAATACCGTCTACCTCACCAATTGGCGGATCAATGGTGTAGTCTTTTTGAGATTTGCTGATGTTTTCGATAGAGATGGTCACCTCTTTTTCCACCACATGCTCTCCTTTTTCAAGTTCTCCAAATGAGAGGGTTGCTGGTGAGATAAGGGTGCTTGTTTGGATTGCTTTATCTACTTGCAAACGACCTGCCCCTTGTTCAAATGGCAGATACTCTTTTCCTTGTTCATCTTGTAAACGCTTTGTAGAGTTCAGTAGTGCCGATTTCACTTGTTCTGGTTTCCAATCTGGATGTTGTTCAATTAGTAAGGCCGCAGCCCCTGCCACGTGTGGACTTGCCATGCTTGTTCCGTTTAAATCTAAATAGCCTTTCGGTACGGTGCTTTGAATCGCTACACCTGGCGCAACGAGGTCAGGCTTTATTTCCCACGTTTCTGTAACCGGCCCTCTAGAGCTAAAAGGTGCCATTAAGTCTTGTTTGACGCTATAGTGTGTGTCCACTTTCACTTTATGTTTATGTTGTTTCAATAGTGATAGAAGTGCTTCACCCTCGGTTTTAGAAAGAGTTGCTCCTATAATAGGAATCGGTTCTGTTACAGCTCCTGCAAAAGCACCCTCTAAATTGTTGTAAATCAGGACCCCTTTCGCTCCGGCTTTAGAGGCAAACGCTAATTTTTCTGCGAAATTCGAGCGGCCTCTTTTAATGAGAACAAGCTTGTCTTTAACATCCTTCCCTTTATAGTCTGTCAATAGTCCGTGACCAACGTCCACCAGTTCTAAACTTGCCTTTAGTTGCCAACTTTTCGCACCTAGAATAGGGGTTAACGTTAATTCATCCTTTAACCCACTTACGTTGATGGCTGGCACTTCAACAGGCGGCAAAGAAGCGCCCACGGAAATGGCTTTTGTTGAAGTTCCAGGTGAACCAACAGACCACATATTCGGTCCGCTATTTCCATTTGATGTTACCGCAACAATGCCTTTCTCTACGACTCGATCAAGAGCTAAACTCGTTGGCCAGTCAGGTCCGTTAACCGTATTCCCTAATGACAAATTAATCACATCGACATCGTCTTTAAACGCTCGTTCAATCGCTTCTAATATATGTTCTGTTGTCCCTTGTCCACCAGGTCCAAGAGCCCGGTATGCGTAAATTTCAGCTTCCGGAGCAACCCCTTTAATCCGTCCATTAGCAGCAATAATCCCTGCCACATGTGTGCCATGTAACGTAGGTTCTCCTTGTGATTTTTTTGTTTCCATCGGATCATCATCCTGATCGACTATATCGTAGCCACCACGATAGTTCGCCTCTAAATCAGGGTGCTTGTAATCCACACCTGTATCAATCACACCAACTTTGACACCTTTACCAGTTAAGAGGCGCTCTTTCCCGTCTTGTTTATCCATTAAACGGTCCCCTGCACCGATAAAAGGGATGCTTCCTTCAAGACTTGGCTGGTAATGAGCCACATCATCTACACGGGCAATGACACTTAACTGCCTTAACCGCTCAATATCTTTTTCAGCAATCTCCAATGAGAACCCACCGTAAACATTCGCATAAATATTTCTAATTGTTGCTGAGGAAATGCGGTTTTCTACAACGCCAACAGCTCGATTTACATCTCCGGACGCCGACACAATCACAACTCTTTTACTACTATCTAGTGTCTGTTGTTGCTTTTCAGCCGCCAAGGCTACTCCGTTTACTCCCGTTGCCATACTCATACCTTGCAAGAGCATTAGAACACTAAGTATTCCTACTACTAACCGATGCACTCTACCTCGTTTCGTCATACGTTACGTCTCCCCTACTGCTTGTCGTATCGGTTAGTATGCGAATGGAGCTGATTTTTTATACAAAAAAGAAGAGAGGACTAGCCCCTCTTCTTTTCACGGTTTTTCTGTTTTATTTCGTACCAAATAGTCGGTCGCCTGCATCGCCAAGCCCTGGTACAATATAACCTTTTTCATTTAATTTTTCATCAAGAGCCGCCAGATAAATATCAACATCTGGGTGTTCTTCTTGTACATACTGAACGCCTTCAGGTGCCGCTACTAAACAGATCAAACGCATATTTTTTGCGCCGCGCTTTTTTAAACTGTTAATGGCTTCGACGACAGAGCCACCTGTTGCAAGCATTGGATCAATTACAAGAAGTTCTCTCTCTTCAATATCTTTTGGAAGCTTAACATAGTACTCAATTGGTTTAAATGTCTCTGGATCGCGATAAAGTCCAACGTGGCCAACTCGAGCTGCTGGAATCATATTTAAAATTCCATCTGACATCCCTATGCCTGCACGCAAAATTGGAATAAGACCAAGTTTTTTTCCAGCTAGTTTTTTAACACGTGCTGGCCCTACAGGTGTTTCAATGTCTGCATCCTCTAACGGCAAATCTCTCGTTACTTCAAATGCCATTAACGCCGCTACTTCATCCACGAGCTCGCGAAACTCTTTTGTACCTGTTGTCTTATCTCGTATATACGATAACTTATGCTGAATTAGTGGATGATCAAGTACATGAACCTTACCCATTTTCGTCACTTCCTTTTTAAAAATCGTCATTTCTCGACACACTCTGAACGATTTTACCTGAAAAGCACCTCTTCATACAAGTGTTCAAAGAAAGAAACCTGTGTTAAATGTTCCCTTAACGAAATAAATCATGTAAAAAACAGCAACGACATGTATGTCGCTACTGCTCTTTCTGCCTTATAGATTCGGGTACATAGGGAATTTAGCTGTTAAAGCTGCTACACGCTCACGGACTTGATTTAATACTTCTTCATTTTCAACATTTTTCAATGTTAAAGCAATCAACTTCGCAATTTCATCCATATCGTCCACACCAAGTCCACGAGACGTTACTGCAGCTGTTCCAATTCGAATACCACTTGTAACAAACGGCTTTTCTGGATCATATGGAATGGTATTTTTATTTGTCGTAATACCGACTGAATCAAGGGCTTTTTCAGCAACTTTACCAGTCAACTGTAACGAACGCAGATCAAGCAACACAAGATGATTATCTGTTCCGCCTGATACAATGTTGACACCTTCTTCTTGCAACGTT from Shouchella hunanensis includes these protein-coding regions:
- a CDS encoding S8 family serine peptidase; translation: MTKRGRVHRLVVGILSVLMLLQGMSMATGVNGVALAAEKQQQTLDSSKRVVIVSASGDVNRAVGVVENRISSATIRNIYANVYGGFSLEIAEKDIERLRQLSVIARVDDVAHYQPSLEGSIPFIGAGDRLMDKQDGKERLLTGKGVKVGVIDTGVDYKHPDLEANYRGGYDIVDQDDDPMETKKSQGEPTLHGTHVAGIIAANGRIKGVAPEAEIYAYRALGPGGQGTTEHILEAIERAFKDDVDVINLSLGNTVNGPDWPTSLALDRVVEKGIVAVTSNGNSGPNMWSVGSPGTSTKAISVGASLPPVEVPAINVSGLKDELTLTPILGAKSWQLKASLELVDVGHGLLTDYKGKDVKDKLVLIKRGRSNFAEKLAFASKAGAKGVLIYNNLEGAFAGAVTEPIPIIGATLSKTEGEALLSLLKQHKHKVKVDTHYSVKQDLMAPFSSRGPVTETWEIKPDLVAPGVAIQSTVPKGYLDLNGTSMASPHVAGAAALLIEQHPDWKPEQVKSALLNSTKRLQDEQGKEYLPFEQGAGRLQVDKAIQTSTLISPATLSFGELEKGEHVVEKEVTISIENISKSQKDYTIDPPIGEVDGISWEFEERVTVNGQSKKAFTLTATIDQQAIQKGLHTGYITVRNHEEEIDLPYMLFIEEPNYPRVMAFQMAHSDKANGYYYEYYLPSGAEESSVHLFDPDTLEFVATIIENKDQSRGMVNGEITNLQIAPGRYKALIYAKNEGKTDTLEAMIDIGEEWIGP
- the upp gene encoding uracil phosphoribosyltransferase; the encoded protein is MGKVHVLDHPLIQHKLSYIRDKTTGTKEFRELVDEVAALMAFEVTRDLPLEDADIETPVGPARVKKLAGKKLGLIPILRAGIGMSDGILNMIPAARVGHVGLYRDPETFKPIEYYVKLPKDIEERELLVIDPMLATGGSVVEAINSLKKRGAKNMRLICLVAAPEGVQYVQEEHPDVDIYLAALDEKLNEKGYIVPGLGDAGDRLFGTK